One segment of Rosa chinensis cultivar Old Blush chromosome 6, RchiOBHm-V2, whole genome shotgun sequence DNA contains the following:
- the LOC112174610 gene encoding annexin B11: MMERVKKILTLFAATLLLLPIMEAQHYPPPRSFCASQFALASYACSLLPYTPMPTPQPPAPSPPDDDDDDNDDDDDDDGGGGGGDDGRDGGGDGGRDGGGDRPEHGSGHGHGHHHGHGHNRKQQRRHRHRHGHHHRSETPPSPQEENCCKWLSQLDNQCVCELLLRLPTFLLKPAHTYSLFVGSSCNVKYTCAHP; this comes from the coding sequence ATGATGGAGAGAGTCAAGAAGATTCTTACCTTGTTTGCAGCAACCCTGCTATTGCTGCCCATCATGGAGGCGCAGCATTATCCTCCTCCCCGCTCATTTTGTGCATCCCAATTCGCACTTGCTAGCTACGCGTGTTCACTGCTGCCGTATACTCCAATGCCAACTCCACAACCTCCTGCCCCTTCACCTCCtgatgacgacgacgacgacaacgatgatgacgacgacgatgatggtggtggtggtggtggtgatgacggtcgtgatggtggtggtgatggcggtcgtgatggtggtggtgatcgACCAGAGCATGGTAGCGGCCACGGTCACGGCCACCACCACGGACATGGGCACAATCGCAAACAACAACGTCGCCATAGACACAGGCATGGGCACCACCATAGGTCAGAAACACCACCGTCACCCCAAGAAGAAAATTGCTGCAAATGGTTGAGCCAGCTTGATAACCAGTGTGTCTGTGAGTTGCTTCTGCGCTTGCCCACCTTCCTCCTTAAGCCTGCACACACTTACTCTCTATTTGTTGGATCGTCCTGCAACGTTAAATACACTTGCGCACACCCATGA
- the LOC112174608 gene encoding protein WHAT'S THIS FACTOR 1 homolog, chloroplastic gives MIRFENRKSLFSLCEWLQSLIPIPGMLSKTRTISSYLHSRATSHANPEIHLEIKPISSLKVVWRKDPKLDQAIENDKPYKLCARVVKEVLNEPGQKIPLRYLEKRRERLRLRTKATTFIGKNPGLFEVYYDRIKPKTEKVQFLRVSDRLREFLEEEKRINVENEGLIVSKLCKLLMMAKNKVVSADKLVDVKREFGFPNDFMVNLVPKYSQYFRLVGGSSEGKSFLELVDWNPEFAKSVIERRAEEESSLTGIRVRPNFDYKLPQGFVLNKAMREWVRDWMEMDYMSPYEDVSKLDQASPEMEKRTVGVFHELLSLSLLKRMPVPILGKFCDEYRFSNAFPNVFTRHSGLFYVSQKGGIKTAVLREAYKDDQLIDRDPLLQIKDKFVELLEEGWRESTQQLRLQREEVKGHGCEE, from the coding sequence ATGATTCGTTTCGAAAATCGAAAGTCGTTGTTTTCACTCTGTGAGTGGCTCCAGTCTCTGATTCCGATTCCAGGTATGCTCTCCAAGACTCGAACCATCTCTTCCTATCTGCACAGCCGCGCCACATCGCACGCGAACCCAGAAATCCACCTTGAGATCAAACCCATTTCGAGTCTGAAGGTGGTGTGGCGCAAAGACCCAAAGCTAGACCAGGCCATAGAGAACGACAAGCCGTACAAGCTCTGCGCCCGGGTCGTGAAGGAGGTCCTAAACGAGCCGGGCCAGAAAATCCCACTCCGGTACCTCGAAAAAAGGCGCGAGAGATTGCGCCTCAGAACCAAAGCCACAACCTTTATTGGCAAAAACCCAGGTTTATTTGAGGTCTACTACGAtagaatcaaacccaaaactgAGAAGGTTCAGTTTCTTAGGGTTAGTGATAGGCTGAGAGAGTTTCTTGAGGAAGAGAAGAGGATTAATGTGGAAAATGAGGGTTTGATAGTGTCTAAGTTGTGTAAATTGTTGATGATGGCCAAGAATAAGGTGGTTAGTGCTGATAAATTGGTTGATGTGAAGAGGGAATTTGGGTTCCCTAATGATTTTATGGTGAATTTGGTGCCTAAATATTCGCAGTATTTTCGGCTGGTTGGGGGTTCCAGCGAGGGCAAGTCATTCTTGGAATTGGTTGATTGGAACCCCGAGTTTGCGAAATCTGTGATTGAGAGGAGAGCAGAAGAGGAGTCAAGCTTGACAGGGATCCGGGTTCGGCCTAATTTTGATTACAAACTTCCACAAGGGTTTGTGTTGAACAAGGCAATGAGGGAGTGGGTTAGGGATTGGATGGAAATGGATTATATGTCGCCGTATGAGGATGTTTCCAAGTTGGATCAAGCGTCCCCAGAAATGGAGAAGCGGACGGTTGGGGTTTTCCATGAGTTATTGTCATTGTCTTTGTTGAAGAGGATGCCTGTGCCCATACTGGGAAAATTTTGTGATGAGTATAGGTTTTCAAATGCATTCCCGAATGTATTCACAAGGCATTCGGGGTTGTTTTATGTCTCACAGAAAGGAGGGATCAAGACGGCGGTGCTGAGGGAAGCTTACAAGGATGACCAGTTGATTGATCGGGATCCGCTGCTACAGATTAAGGATAAGTTTGTTGAGCTATTGGAGGAAGGATGGCGCGAGAGCACACAGCAGTTGAGGTTGCAAAGGGAAGAAGTTAAAGGGCATGGCTGTGAGGAATGA
- the LOC112173981 gene encoding DUF21 domain-containing protein At4g14240, whose protein sequence is MMTWNGARDIVLDSDDVPFGTGEWYLYAGISCVLVLFAGIMSGLTLGLMSLNLVDLEILQRSGSTDQKKQAAAILPVVKKQHQLLVTLLLCNACAMEALPLYLDEIFHPVVAVLLSVTFVLIFGEIIPQAICSRYGLSVGSNFVWLVRILMIICYPIAYPIGKVLDLVLGHGDDLFRRAQLKALVSIHGLEAGKGGELTHDETTIISGALDLTEKTAEEAMTPIESTFSLDVNSKLDWEAIGKILARGHSRVPVYSGNPKNIIGLLLVKSLLTVRAETETPVSAVSIRRMPRVPADMPLYDILNEFQKGSSHLAAVVKIKGKTKNPLLFADREKLEEARLTNGCVAIDVDKRPRSLTNMPTVQENDATTNGISNSTDDIEDGEVIGIITLEDVFEELLQEEIVDETDVYIDVHKRIRVAAAAAASSMSRAQSSQKLISQKHAGASNKHGQTPKKSGEDDAHSTRFSGSSREPLLGGIR, encoded by the exons ATGATGACGTGGAACGGCGCCCGCGACATAGTGCTCGACTCGGATGACGTTCCGTTCGGGACCGGTGAGTGGTACCTCTACGCCGGAATCTCTTGCGTGCTGGTTTTGTTCGCCGGAATCATGTCCGGCCTTACGCTTGGATTGATGTCGCTCAATCTCGTCGACCTCGAGATTCTCCAGCGGAGCGGTTCCACCGATCAGAAAAAGCAAGCCG CTGCGATTCTACCTGTGGTGAAAAAGCAGCACCAGCTTTTGGTCACTTTGCTTCTCTGCAATGCTTGTGCCATGGAG gccctTCCTTTATACCTTGATGAAATCTTTCACCCTGTTGTTGCCGTTTTGCTGTCTGTAACATTTGTTCTAATTTTCGGAGAG ATAATTCCACAAGCTATATGCTCAAGATATGGGCTGTCTGTTGGTTCAAACTTCGTTTGGCTTGTTCGCATTCTGATGATCATCTGCTATCCAATCGCGTACCCAATTGGAAAG GTTCTGGATCTTGTTCTTGGACACGGGGATGATTTGTTCAGGCGAGCACAGTTGAAAGCCCTCGTCTCTATTCACGGCCTTGAG GCTGGAAAAGGAGGTGAACTAACACATGATGAGACAACTATCATCAGTGGAGCGCTAGATTTAACTGAAAAG ACTGCTGAGGAGGCTATGACACCTATTGAATCAACATTTTCCTTGGATGTCAATTCAAAGTTAGACTG GGAAGCAATTGGGAAAATTCTTGCACGTGGTCATAGTAGAGTCCCTGTCTATTCTGGAAATCCCAAAAACATAATCGGCCTCTTACTG GTGAAAAGTCTCCTCACAGTACGAGCAGAAACAGAGACTCCAGTTAGTGCAGTTTCCATTCGTAGAATGCCTAG GGTTCCAGCCGATATGCCTTTGTATGATATACTTAATGAGTTTCAAAAAGGAAGCAGTCACCTGGCTGCTGTAGTGAAGATCaaaggaaaaaccaagaatcCTCTACTTTTTGCTGATAGAGAGAAACTCGAGGAGGCCAGACTAACCAATGGATGTGTTGCCATTGATGTCGATAAACGTCCAAGGTCTCTGACAAACATGCCAACTGTTCAAGAAAATGATGCTACTACAAATGGCATTTCAAATTCAACAGATGATATTGAAGATGGGGAGGTGATTGGAATCATAACCCTGGAAGATGTTTTTGAAGAACTTCTGCAA GAAGAAATTGTAGATGAGACAGATGTATATATTGATGTACATAAGAG GATACGTGTGGCTGCTGCTGCAGCTGCTTCATCCATGTCCAGAGCTCAGTCAAGTCAGAAGTTGATTAGTCAAAAGCATGCA GGAGCTTCAAATAAGCATGGACAAACCCCGAAGAAGTCTGGGGAGGATGATGCACATTCGACGAGGTTTTCAGGGAGTTCACGGGAGCCTCTTCTAGGTGGTATAAGATAA
- the LOC112172305 gene encoding uncharacterized protein LOC112172305, with translation MGFNAVFSSLKEVFPQVDFRVLKAVAIENSNDLDAAVNDVLNEVLPFLTKHPESPAMVQTPSSQPTAVEPEEQSKELNHQEVVKEVEVESFPAARSTDADNANTTDQTEFTSGASHEVCTLVDDTNSSQNLLASSDGDQATAHDEQEFVNTGSEELERRGKKINEDDDTFILPEGVETFLSDTQLYTETTAVGNVEAGLQQSLSGMATSSVHEKQGVHDGLVNVPYEWKDFDFSQTDDLSLLEGESSIVQLDPPFPEHATETVLSKEDESFCNMADMKESTMNNICNIDVLEESIEDAKHNKRTLFSAMESVITMMREVELEEKAVDRVTEEAARGGQDIMVKVEELKLMLAHAKDANDMHAGEVYGEKAILATEVRELQCRLLSLSDERDKSLAILDEMRETLEARLTGVAELRKMAEDEKLEKEESARKALAEQEAIMEKVVEESKTLQQAAEENSKLREFLMDRGHIVDMLQGEISVICQDVKLLKEKFDDRVPLSQSVSSSQTSCILASSGSSLKSAASDLLLERVGSVGSSESPKTTERASPVASVDGLSPKYRLEDKTVKVDKQALMADGWDVFDEDLLE, from the exons ATGGGGTTTAATGCGGTTTTTAGCTCCTTGAAGGAGGTTTTTCCTCAG GTTGATTTTCGTGTTCTGAAAGCTGTTGCTATAGAAAATTCTAATGATCTTGACGCAGCTGTCAATGATGTGCTGAATGAGGTTCTCCCTTTCTTGACCAAACATCCTGAGAGTCCTGCAATGGTTCAGACTCCTAGCAGCCAACCAACTGCAG TTGAACCTGAGGAGCAGAGTAAAGAATTAAATCACCAGGAGGTAGTTAAGGAAGTAGAGGTTGAGTCTTTTCCAGCAGCAAGATCCACTGATGCTGACAATGCCAACACTACTGATCAAACAGAATTTACAAGTGGTGCCTCCCATGAGGTTTGTACACTGGTAGATGATACAAATTCATCACAGAATCTCCTTGCCTCTTCAGATGGAGATCAAGCAACTGCACATGATGAACAAGAATTTGTGAACACTGGAAGTGAAGAACTGGAGCGACGTGGAAAGAAGATTAATGAGGATGATGACACTTTCATATTGCCGGAGGGGGTAGAAACATTTCTGAGTGATACTCAGCTTTATACTGAAACAACAGCAGTTGGTAATGTCGAAGCTGGGCTTCAGCAGTCTTTATCTGGAATGGCAACCAGTTCAGTACATGAAAAACAGGGGGTTCATGATGGCTTGGTCAATGTGCCCTATGAATGGaaagattttgatttttctcagaCTGATGATCTGTCTCTGTTGGAGGGTGAAAGTTCTATTGTTCAGCTGGATCCTCCTTTTCCAGAACATGCAACAGAAACTGTCCTTTCCAAGGAAGACGAGTCTTTCTGTAATATGGCTGATATGAAGGAGTCCACCATGAATAACATATGCAATATTGATGTTCTTGAAGAGAGCATTGAAGATGCTAAACATAACAAG AGAACATTGTTTTCAGCCATGGAGTCTGTTATCACCATGATGAGAGAAGTGGAACTGGAAGAGAAAGCTGTGGATCGTGTCACAGAGGAAGCCGCAAGGGGAGGTCAGGATATTATGGTTAAGGTGGAGGAACTAAAACTGATGTTGGCACATGCGAAGGATGCAAATGACATG CATGCTGGTGAAGTTTACGGGGAGAAGGCAATTTTAGCAACTGAAGTTAGAGAGCTTCAATGTCGACTGCTCAGTTTGTCAGATGAAAGGGATAAGTCACTTGCAATCCTTGACGAG ATGCGTGAAACACTTGAAGCACGACTCACTGGAGTTGCAGAGTTGAGAAAAATGGCCGAGGATGAAAAGCTAGAAAAGGAAGAATCTGCACGGAAAGCTCTTGCTGAACAAGAAGCCATCATGGAGAAAGTGGTTGAGGAGTCGAAGACACTGCAACAGGCAGCGGAGGAAAATTCCAAG TTGCGGGAGTTTCTGATGGACCGTGGCCACATTGTAGATATGCTACA AGGAGAAATCTCTGTAATTTGTCAGGATGTCAAGTTGCTGAAAGAGAAGTTTGATGATCGTGTTCCTCTAAGCCAGTCTGTTTCATCTAGCCAGACAAGTTGCATCTTAGCTTCTTCAGGCTCATCCTTGAAAAGCGCGGCATCTGACTTGCTTCTAGAACGAGTTGGGTCAGTTGGGTCATCTGAATCACCAAAGACCACAGAGAGGGCAAGTCCTGTTGCTTCAGTTGACGGTCTCTCACCAAAATACAGACTAGAAGATAAAACAGTCAAGGTCGATAAACAAGCTCTTATGGCCGATGGGTGGGATGTCTTTGACGAAGATCTCTTGGAGTAG